The Variovorax paradoxus B4 genome includes a region encoding these proteins:
- a CDS encoding SDR family NAD(P)-dependent oxidoreductase, whose translation MNMSLSGRTAFISGAGHGIGRATARAMARLGATVGINDLKPEFVEEAVAEIRALGGQAIGLPCDVSTRDGMREAVAQFARDAGRLDVMVNNAAWVRYQPLAEITPEVMDRMVEIGFKSVIWGIQAAAEAMDPERGGSIINVASIAAFKSPMRSVVYSGIKAGVLGITRASAADLGARNIRVNAVAPGAVPTEGTAKHRNAELDARRIGRTPLGRLGTVEDIADAICFLAGDGSRFFNADVLRLDGGASETSL comes from the coding sequence ATGAACATGTCCCTGTCAGGCCGCACGGCCTTCATCAGCGGCGCGGGCCACGGCATCGGCCGCGCCACCGCCCGCGCCATGGCGCGCCTGGGCGCCACCGTCGGCATCAACGACCTGAAGCCGGAGTTCGTGGAGGAGGCCGTGGCCGAGATCCGTGCCCTCGGCGGCCAGGCCATCGGGCTGCCCTGCGACGTGTCGACGCGCGACGGCATGCGCGAGGCCGTGGCGCAGTTCGCGCGCGATGCGGGCCGGCTGGACGTCATGGTCAACAACGCCGCCTGGGTGCGCTACCAGCCGCTGGCCGAGATCACGCCGGAGGTCATGGACCGCATGGTGGAGATCGGCTTCAAGTCGGTGATCTGGGGCATCCAGGCCGCGGCCGAGGCGATGGATCCAGAGCGCGGCGGCTCGATCATCAACGTGGCCTCCATCGCGGCCTTCAAGTCACCGATGCGCTCGGTGGTCTACAGCGGCATCAAGGCCGGCGTGCTGGGCATCACCCGCGCATCGGCCGCCGACCTGGGCGCGCGCAACATCCGCGTGAACGCGGTGGCGCCCGGCGCGGTGCCCACCGAAGGCACGGCCAAGCATCGCAATGCGGAGCTCGATGCCCGGCGCATCGGCCGCACGCCGCTGGGGCGGCTCGGCACGGTGGAGGACATCGCCGACGCCATCTGCTTCCTGGCCGGCGACGGCTCGCGCTTCTTCAATGCGGACGTGCTGCGCCTGGACGGCGGCGCCTCGGAGACCTCGCTGTGA
- a CDS encoding VOC family protein, protein MSAAIRPPRRVQNVFVVAREPASLHAFYAGALGLPMKFRDGDRWIQYGVGNTNVALACPEEAAPATSGLVMVLEVDDFEGAQERIGAAGGQVLGLRDMGGHGAVLSLRDPEGNLVQLFRRAAPAAA, encoded by the coding sequence GTGAGCGCCGCCATCCGGCCGCCGCGGCGGGTGCAGAACGTGTTCGTCGTGGCGAGGGAGCCGGCCAGCCTGCATGCCTTCTACGCAGGCGCGCTGGGCCTGCCGATGAAGTTCCGCGACGGCGACCGCTGGATCCAGTACGGCGTGGGCAACACCAACGTGGCGCTGGCCTGCCCCGAGGAGGCGGCGCCCGCCACCAGCGGACTGGTGATGGTGCTGGAGGTGGACGACTTCGAGGGCGCACAGGAGCGCATCGGCGCCGCAGGCGGGCAGGTACTGGGCCTGCGCGACATGGGCGGCCACGGCGCCGTGCTGTCGCTGCGCGATCCCGAGGGCAATCTGGTGCAGCTGTTCCGGCGCGCCGCGCCCGCGGCCGCATGA